One region of Streptomyces sp. CG4 genomic DNA includes:
- a CDS encoding beta-ketoacyl synthase, which produces MSERRVVVTGMEVLAPGGVGTDNFWSLLSEGRTATRSITFFDPTQFRSRVAAEIDFDPYAHGLTPHEVRRMDRAAQFAVVAARGAVADSGLETDALDPYRIGVTIGSAVGATMSLDEDYRVVSDGGRLDLVDHTYADPFFYNYFVPSSFAAEVARAVGAQGPSSVVSAGCTSGLDSVGYAVELIREGAADVMVAGATDAPISPITMACFDAIKATTPRFDEPEHASRPFDSTRNGFVLGEGAAVFVLEELDSAQRRGARIYAEIAGYATRSNAYHMTGLRPDGAEMSEAITVALDEARMNPTAIDYINAHGSGTKQNDRHETAAFKRSLGDHAYRTPVSSIKSMVGHSLGAIGSIEIAASVLAIRHNVVPPTANLHTPDPECDLDYVPLTARDQIVDTVLTVGSGFGGFQSAMVLAQPERNAA; this is translated from the coding sequence ATGAGCGAGCGTCGCGTGGTCGTCACGGGGATGGAGGTGCTGGCCCCTGGCGGTGTGGGCACCGACAACTTCTGGTCCCTGCTGAGCGAAGGCCGCACGGCCACCCGGAGTATCACCTTCTTCGACCCCACACAGTTCCGCTCGCGCGTGGCCGCGGAGATCGACTTCGATCCCTACGCGCACGGCCTGACCCCGCACGAGGTACGGCGCATGGACCGGGCTGCACAGTTCGCGGTGGTCGCGGCGCGCGGTGCCGTCGCCGACAGCGGTCTTGAGACGGATGCGCTGGACCCGTACCGGATCGGTGTCACCATCGGGAGCGCGGTGGGCGCCACCATGAGCCTCGACGAGGACTACCGCGTCGTCAGCGACGGCGGGCGGCTGGATCTGGTGGATCACACTTACGCCGACCCCTTCTTCTACAACTACTTCGTGCCGAGTTCCTTCGCCGCGGAGGTCGCCCGCGCCGTGGGTGCTCAGGGGCCGAGCAGTGTGGTGTCGGCCGGGTGCACGTCTGGGCTCGACTCCGTCGGGTACGCCGTGGAACTCATCAGGGAGGGCGCGGCGGACGTCATGGTCGCCGGGGCCACCGACGCGCCGATCTCGCCGATCACGATGGCTTGCTTCGACGCGATCAAGGCGACCACGCCTCGCTTCGACGAGCCGGAGCACGCCTCCCGGCCGTTCGACAGCACCCGCAACGGCTTCGTGCTGGGTGAAGGCGCGGCGGTGTTCGTCCTGGAGGAACTGGACAGCGCACAGCGGCGCGGCGCGCGCATCTACGCCGAGATCGCGGGATACGCGACGCGCAGCAACGCCTACCACATGACGGGGTTGCGCCCCGACGGCGCCGAAATGTCCGAGGCGATCACGGTCGCGCTGGACGAGGCACGGATGAACCCCACAGCGATCGACTACATCAACGCGCACGGCTCGGGCACCAAGCAGAACGACCGGCACGAGACCGCCGCCTTCAAACGAAGCCTCGGCGACCACGCGTACCGCACCCCCGTGAGTTCCATCAAGTCCATGGTCGGGCACTCGCTGGGAGCGATCGGTTCGATCGAGATCGCGGCGTCCGTACTGGCGATCCGGCACAACGTCGTCCCGCCGACGGCGAACCTGCACACACCCGACCCCGAGTGCGACCTCGACTACGTCCCCCTGACGGCACGCGACCAGATCGTCGACACGGTGCTCACGGTCGGCAGCGGCTTCGGCGGATTCCAGAGCGCGATGGTGTTGGCCCAACCGGAAAGGAACGCGGCATGA
- a CDS encoding acyl carrier protein: MSQTTFTLDDLKRILLEGSGAPEGGGFEADVLDTEFSDIGYDSLALLETASRIEREYGTDLDESVIGDATTPRAFIDAVNNHLAVPAA; the protein is encoded by the coding sequence ATGTCCCAGACCACGTTCACCCTCGACGACCTCAAGCGCATCCTCCTCGAAGGCTCCGGCGCCCCCGAGGGCGGAGGGTTCGAAGCGGACGTCCTCGACACCGAGTTCAGCGACATTGGCTACGACTCGCTCGCACTGCTGGAGACGGCCAGCCGGATCGAGCGGGAGTACGGGACCGACCTCGACGAGTCCGTCATCGGCGACGCCACGACACCGCGCGCCTTCATCGACGCCGTCAACAACCACCTCGCCGTACCGGCCGCCTGA
- a CDS encoding ketosynthase chain-length factor, translating into MTASVVVTGLGITAPNGLGTKDYWSATRVGKSGIGPLSRFEAAPYPAKLAGEINGFAAAEHLPSRLMPQTDQVTRLSLVAADWALADAGVSPADLPAFDMGVITASSAGGFEFSQNELKSLWNKGSEYVSAYQSFAWFYAVNTGQISIRNGMKGPSGVVVTDHAGGLDAVAQARRQIRKGTSLVVAGAVDALLCSWGWVGLHTSGRLSTVNEPSCAYLPFDDRAAGHVPGEGGALLILEAVDAARARGAKVYGEIAGYAATFDGREPGLRKAVELALADAGLAPSDVDVVFADAAAEPELDRIEAETLVDVFGHRGVPVTAPKTMTGRLYAGAAALDLATAFLSMEEGLIPPTVHTEPAERYGLDLVSAQARAADVRAALVLARGHGGFNSAMVVRS; encoded by the coding sequence ATGACCGCCTCAGTGGTGGTGACCGGCCTGGGGATCACCGCCCCCAACGGCCTCGGCACAAAGGACTACTGGAGTGCGACCCGCGTAGGCAAGAGCGGCATCGGCCCGCTCTCCCGCTTCGAAGCGGCACCGTACCCTGCGAAGCTCGCCGGCGAGATCAACGGTTTCGCGGCGGCAGAGCATCTGCCCAGCCGCCTGATGCCGCAGACCGACCAGGTCACCCGGCTCTCGCTGGTCGCGGCGGACTGGGCACTCGCCGATGCCGGGGTCAGCCCAGCGGACCTGCCGGCCTTCGACATGGGCGTCATCACGGCCAGCTCGGCCGGCGGCTTCGAGTTCAGCCAGAACGAACTGAAGAGCCTGTGGAACAAGGGCAGCGAGTACGTGAGCGCGTACCAGTCGTTCGCCTGGTTCTACGCGGTCAACACCGGCCAGATCTCCATCCGCAACGGCATGAAGGGCCCCAGCGGTGTCGTCGTCACCGACCACGCCGGCGGCCTGGACGCGGTGGCGCAGGCCAGGCGCCAGATCCGCAAGGGCACCTCGCTCGTGGTCGCCGGAGCCGTCGATGCCCTGTTGTGCTCGTGGGGCTGGGTGGGACTGCACACCAGCGGCCGGCTGAGCACGGTGAACGAACCCAGCTGCGCCTACCTGCCCTTCGACGACCGGGCAGCCGGTCATGTGCCGGGCGAAGGTGGTGCGCTGCTCATACTGGAGGCCGTCGATGCCGCCCGCGCCCGCGGGGCCAAGGTGTACGGCGAGATCGCCGGATACGCCGCCACCTTCGACGGTCGCGAGCCGGGGCTGCGCAAGGCGGTGGAGCTGGCCCTCGCGGACGCCGGTCTGGCGCCTTCGGACGTGGACGTGGTCTTCGCGGACGCCGCGGCCGAGCCCGAACTCGACCGGATCGAAGCGGAGACGCTGGTCGACGTGTTCGGTCACCGAGGTGTCCCGGTCACGGCGCCCAAGACGATGACGGGCCGCCTGTACGCCGGCGCGGCCGCCCTGGACCTCGCCACCGCCTTCCTCTCCATGGAGGAAGGACTGATACCTCCGACCGTCCACACGGAGCCCGCCGAGCGGTACGGCCTTGACCTGGTCAGCGCGCAGGCGCGGGCAGCCGATGTCCGTGCAGCGCTGGTTCTGGCCCGCGGCCACGGCGGTTTCAACTCGGCGATGGTCGTACGTTCCTGA
- a CDS encoding TcmI family type II polyketide cyclase, translating to MYSTVIVARLAPADIDTVAKLFADFDTGTELPHTMGTRRRQLFAHKGLYFHIQDFESDNGGELIERAKLDPRFVKIQQDLLPYITVFDPATWRSPSDAMASRFYTWQVAA from the coding sequence ATGTACAGCACCGTGATCGTGGCCCGGCTCGCCCCGGCCGACATCGACACCGTCGCGAAGTTGTTCGCAGACTTCGACACCGGCACCGAACTGCCGCACACGATGGGCACGCGGCGCCGGCAGCTGTTCGCCCACAAAGGGCTCTACTTCCACATCCAGGACTTCGAGTCCGACAACGGCGGTGAGCTGATCGAGCGGGCAAAATTGGATCCGCGCTTCGTGAAGATCCAGCAGGACCTGTTGCCGTACATCACCGTTTTCGACCCGGCGACCTGGCGCTCACCTTCCGACGCCATGGCGTCGCGCTTCTACACCTGGCAGGTCGCGGCATGA